A single region of the Sphingobium sp. TKS genome encodes:
- a CDS encoding GntR family transcriptional regulator: MADDSKPVYLRLREIIAASILDGEFRDGDMLPSVRALAAQQGANPLTVAKAYQCFQDDELVVVKRGVGMFVADGATRRLRDMERARFLDAVWPPVAEQIRRLGISAADLGVERV; the protein is encoded by the coding sequence ATGGCCGACGACTCCAAACCCGTCTATCTCCGCCTGCGGGAGATCATCGCCGCCTCGATTCTGGACGGGGAATTTCGAGACGGCGACATGCTGCCTTCAGTGCGCGCCCTGGCCGCGCAACAGGGCGCCAATCCGCTGACGGTGGCCAAGGCCTATCAATGTTTCCAGGATGACGAACTGGTCGTGGTGAAGCGCGGCGTCGGCATGTTCGTCGCGGACGGCGCCACGCGGCGGCTGCGGGATATGGAACGGGCGCGATTCCTGGATGCCGTGTGGCCTCCGGTGGCGGAGCAGATCAGGCGGCTGGGGATCAGCGCGGCGGATCTGGGAGTTGAGAGGGTTTAG
- a CDS encoding nitroreductase family protein: protein MFNDLSSPLSLLQTRRSGKPRDLIAPGPDADQLRTILEVAQRTPDHGKLTPWRFVIVPLEKREALAALLETAYRAEKPDAGRLEIEAMHQFAHQAPTLVVALSAPVEGSKIPLWEQELSAGAAIMNLLHATHALGFAGGWLTGWACYNEDVRAAFAKGKERIAGFVFIGTPGREQEERPRPEYDNIVSVWDR from the coding sequence ATGTTCAATGACCTCAGCTCTCCGCTCTCGCTTCTCCAGACCCGCAGATCCGGCAAGCCCCGCGACCTGATCGCGCCGGGACCGGATGCCGACCAGCTCCGCACGATATTGGAGGTGGCGCAGCGCACGCCCGATCATGGCAAGCTGACGCCCTGGCGCTTCGTGATCGTGCCGCTGGAAAAGCGCGAGGCTCTCGCCGCGCTGCTGGAGACCGCCTATCGTGCCGAAAAGCCGGATGCGGGCCGGCTGGAAATAGAGGCGATGCACCAGTTCGCGCATCAGGCTCCGACGCTGGTCGTCGCGCTTTCCGCGCCGGTGGAGGGCAGCAAGATTCCGCTCTGGGAACAGGAATTGTCGGCAGGGGCGGCGATCATGAACCTGCTCCACGCGACCCATGCCCTGGGCTTTGCTGGCGGTTGGCTGACCGGCTGGGCCTGCTATAATGAGGATGTGCGGGCAGCCTTCGCAAAGGGCAAGGAACGGATCGCGGGCTTCGTCTTCATCGGTACGCCGGGAAGAGAACAGGAAGAACGGCCCCGGCCAGAATATGACAATATAGTTTCCGTTTGGGATAGATAG
- a CDS encoding peptide MFS transporter, with protein sequence MATSVTTAAGAGAGTGKTWLGHPRGLFLLFFVEMWERFSFYGMRALLIFYLTQHFLFSDRDASYAYGAYMSLIYISPLMGGYLADRYLGQRKAVLFGGVVIAIGHIILGMESDDAGAMGLGLFWFGLATVITGTGFLKSSVSALVGQLYPRDDMRRDPAYTIFYMGINLGATIGPVICGYLGQTWGWHWGFGAASVGMIAGVIGFMLCKPLLQGRGEPPDPARLKERVGGVISREWLVYLSSLASIALCWFLIQSHAVVGWMLAAASVAVVLYILWEAFGRMERIGRDRMLAALFLLVINPIFWGLYEQTGSSLSLFTDRYTNRHILGFHVPASMFQSVNAAYILMFGPVIAGLWIWLAKRGWEPSTPAKFGIALALVGAGFLILVAGTGAPGTLTPVLFIFLLYLCHTLGELCLSPVGLSAMSKLAPSRMIGLMMGIWFLAMALGEYAAGLIAAATGGEGGAASRGDVLAVYSQIGWWSVGAGLVVMALAPLVKRLMHSDRFGEENA encoded by the coding sequence ATGGCGACCTCCGTTACAACCGCCGCCGGGGCAGGGGCGGGCACAGGCAAGACCTGGCTCGGCCATCCGCGTGGGCTGTTCCTGCTGTTTTTCGTGGAGATGTGGGAACGCTTCTCCTTCTACGGCATGCGCGCGCTGCTGATCTTCTACCTGACGCAGCATTTCCTCTTTTCCGACCGCGACGCCAGCTACGCCTATGGCGCCTATATGTCGCTCATCTATATTTCGCCGCTGATGGGCGGCTATCTGGCGGATCGCTATCTCGGCCAGCGTAAGGCGGTGCTGTTTGGCGGCGTCGTGATCGCCATCGGGCATATCATCCTTGGCATGGAAAGCGACGATGCGGGCGCCATGGGCCTTGGCCTGTTCTGGTTCGGCCTGGCGACGGTGATCACCGGCACCGGCTTCCTCAAATCCAGCGTGTCGGCGCTGGTGGGGCAGCTCTATCCGCGTGACGATATGCGGCGCGACCCGGCCTATACGATCTTCTACATGGGCATCAATCTGGGCGCGACCATCGGTCCGGTCATTTGCGGCTATCTGGGTCAGACATGGGGCTGGCATTGGGGTTTCGGCGCGGCGTCGGTCGGCATGATCGCGGGCGTCATCGGCTTCATGCTGTGCAAGCCGCTGCTACAGGGCCGGGGAGAGCCGCCCGATCCAGCGCGCCTGAAGGAGCGCGTCGGCGGCGTCATCAGCCGCGAATGGCTGGTCTATCTGTCCAGCCTGGCGTCGATCGCGCTTTGCTGGTTCCTGATCCAGAGCCACGCAGTCGTCGGCTGGATGCTGGCGGCGGCGAGCGTCGCCGTCGTGCTGTACATCCTCTGGGAGGCTTTTGGCCGGATGGAGCGGATCGGCCGCGACCGGATGCTGGCGGCGCTGTTCCTGCTGGTCATCAACCCGATCTTCTGGGGCCTGTACGAGCAGACCGGATCGTCGCTCAGCCTGTTCACCGATCGCTACACGAACCGGCATATATTGGGTTTCCATGTCCCGGCGTCGATGTTCCAGTCGGTCAACGCCGCCTATATCCTGATGTTCGGGCCTGTGATCGCGGGTTTGTGGATCTGGCTGGCGAAGCGGGGATGGGAACCCTCCACCCCGGCCAAGTTCGGCATTGCACTGGCGCTGGTCGGCGCTGGCTTCCTGATCCTGGTGGCGGGGACCGGCGCGCCCGGCACGCTGACGCCGGTGCTGTTCATCTTCCTGCTTTATCTCTGCCACACGCTGGGCGAACTCTGCCTGTCGCCGGTCGGCCTTTCCGCCATGTCGAAGCTGGCGCCGTCGCGCATGATCGGCCTGATGATGGGCATCTGGTTCTTGGCCATGGCGCTGGGCGAATATGCCGCCGGGTTGATCGCGGCGGCTACGGGCGGAGAGGGGGGAGCGGCCTCCCGTGGCGATGTGCTGGCGGTCTACAGCCAGATCGGCTGGTGGTCCGTGGGCGCGGGCCTGGTGGTGATGGCGCTGGCGCCGCTGGTGAAGCGGCTGATGCACAGCGATCGCTTTGGAGAGGAAAACGCCTGA
- a CDS encoding SH3 domain-containing protein — protein sequence MGMKGYLGAGIVAALCWTGGAWAAPAKPVPYWASLTQAEARMRVGPSLDYPSNWVYRRRDLPVKVVQVLGLWRKIEDSTGTQGWMHVRLLSDTPTAIVTAGIAPMRNSPREDARPLFRAQKGVVGRLSSCGKGWCAFDVGGQKGFIRESDIWGATQ from the coding sequence ATGGGCATGAAGGGCTATCTGGGCGCGGGCATCGTCGCCGCGCTGTGCTGGACGGGCGGGGCATGGGCCGCGCCTGCGAAGCCGGTTCCCTATTGGGCGTCGTTGACGCAGGCCGAGGCGCGCATGCGCGTGGGGCCGAGCCTGGATTACCCGTCCAACTGGGTCTATCGCCGCCGCGACCTGCCGGTGAAGGTGGTGCAGGTGCTGGGCCTGTGGCGCAAGATCGAGGATTCCACCGGCACCCAGGGCTGGATGCATGTCCGGCTGCTCAGCGACACGCCCACCGCCATCGTCACTGCCGGCATCGCGCCGATGCGCAATTCCCCCCGCGAGGATGCCCGTCCTCTCTTCCGCGCGCAGAAGGGCGTGGTGGGGCGGCTTTCCTCCTGCGGCAAGGGCTGGTGCGCGTTCGATGTCGGCGGGCAGAAGGGCTTCATCCGCGAAAGCGATATCTGGGGGGCGACGCAGTAA
- a CDS encoding 2-hydroxyacid dehydrogenase translates to MAKKPRPAKPRVIVTRRLPPNVEARMADLFDTVFNIGDVPMDRAALTRAMAQCDVLVPAVSDQLDAALIEAAPERLQLIASFGSGVDHIDLNAARKKGIIVTNTPGVLTEDTADMTMALILTVPRRLAEGEKLVRSGAWAGWSPSGMLGHRIGGKRLGIIGMGRIGRAVARRAVAFGLSIAYHNRHRLPFEVEQELQAHWYPDVDSLLRDCDIVSIHCPLNADSRCMIDARRIALMRPDAYLINTSRAEITDEAALITALAEGRLAGAGLDVYTHEPAVDPRLLDLSNVVLLPHMGSATFEGRDATGARVIANIRSWVDGHRPPNQVLEGWV, encoded by the coding sequence ATGGCCAAGAAACCGCGCCCCGCCAAGCCGCGCGTCATCGTCACGCGCCGCCTGCCTCCCAATGTCGAGGCGCGCATGGCCGATCTGTTCGATACAGTCTTCAATATCGGTGACGTGCCGATGGATCGCGCCGCGCTGACCCGCGCCATGGCGCAGTGCGACGTGCTGGTGCCGGCCGTCAGCGATCAACTGGACGCGGCGTTGATCGAGGCTGCGCCGGAGCGGCTGCAACTGATCGCCAGCTTCGGCAGCGGCGTCGACCATATCGACCTCAACGCAGCGCGGAAGAAGGGGATCATCGTCACCAACACGCCCGGCGTGCTGACCGAAGATACCGCCGACATGACGATGGCGCTGATCCTGACCGTGCCGCGCCGCCTGGCCGAAGGGGAAAAGCTGGTGCGTTCCGGCGCCTGGGCCGGCTGGAGCCCATCGGGGATGCTGGGCCATCGCATCGGCGGCAAGCGGCTGGGCATCATCGGCATGGGCCGCATCGGCCGCGCCGTCGCCCGCCGGGCCGTGGCGTTCGGCCTTTCCATCGCCTATCACAATCGCCACCGCCTGCCCTTCGAAGTGGAGCAGGAATTGCAGGCGCATTGGTATCCGGATGTGGATTCACTGCTGCGCGACTGCGACATCGTTTCCATCCATTGTCCGCTCAATGCCGACAGCCGGTGCATGATCGATGCGCGGCGGATCGCGCTGATGCGGCCTGATGCCTATCTGATCAACACGTCGCGCGCCGAGATCACGGATGAAGCGGCGCTGATCACCGCGCTTGCCGAAGGACGGCTCGCAGGAGCGGGGCTGGACGTCTATACCCATGAGCCGGCGGTCGATCCGCGGCTGCTGGACCTCTCCAACGTCGTGCTGTTGCCGCATATGGGGTCTGCGACGTTCGAGGGACGCGACGCCACCGGGGCGCGGGTGATCGCCAATATCCGGAGCTGGGTCGACGGTCACCGGCCACCCAATCAGGTGCTGGAAGGCTGGGTCTGA
- a CDS encoding Hpt domain-containing protein, whose amino-acid sequence MSYDPGALNAALAAAVGDDRPLIEDLRVAFMESAQRHLDLLGRARCDANWQLAAWRLKGLAASFGLTSLMTMADEAVDAAPGDPRILRRLRALIDDLARG is encoded by the coding sequence ATGTCCTATGACCCAGGCGCCCTGAATGCGGCTTTGGCCGCTGCTGTCGGTGACGACAGGCCGTTGATTGAGGATCTGCGCGTCGCCTTCATGGAAAGCGCGCAGCGGCATCTCGATTTGCTCGGGCGCGCCCGTTGCGACGCCAATTGGCAGCTTGCCGCATGGCGGCTGAAAGGGCTGGCGGCCAGTTTCGGCCTTACCAGCCTGATGACCATGGCCGATGAAGCGGTCGACGCCGCGCCCGGCGATCCGCGCATCCTGCGGCGCTTGCGGGCGTTGATTGACGATCTTGCGCGGGGGTGA
- a CDS encoding DUF2336 domain-containing protein, which yields MLADMSAFSSLIGPTQADCWPMAQVMAGMSAVPVGHAIDLAFFFPDEGRERHDALVAETRRHLGGCLTAIEIGLRLALEETPEIAAALAQWPRPVCWPTLRAQPTLLGPALLAHMQMRGGISLMLRQFGVSDGNAGGESEAESLFPADDPALGNALAALMLAEGRWLMTAAEDQPMQPDLPADFFAELLWTAAACLAAIVQRSGLMEPEAVLPLVEAAAQRLLARHDEALGPIAAADRLVRQLGDGADAPELMGAALGQRQFLLFAALAGRRLRMESAQVADILVMGPVGQVAALCRALGGSDADYRHLLLALRPVRPSLSDAAIVGEAVRYQDLTMAQADAAVNALRAPAALRAKLDHLLRISG from the coding sequence ATGCTGGCCGATATGAGCGCCTTTTCGTCCCTGATCGGACCGACCCAGGCGGACTGCTGGCCAATGGCGCAAGTCATGGCGGGCATGTCCGCCGTTCCTGTTGGTCATGCCATTGATCTGGCGTTTTTCTTTCCCGATGAGGGGCGGGAGCGGCACGATGCGCTGGTGGCGGAAACCCGGCGGCATCTGGGCGGATGCCTGACCGCGATCGAGATCGGATTGCGCTTGGCGCTGGAGGAAACGCCCGAAATCGCAGCAGCCCTGGCGCAATGGCCGCGGCCTGTCTGCTGGCCGACCCTGCGCGCGCAGCCGACCCTGCTGGGACCGGCGCTACTCGCCCATATGCAGATGCGGGGCGGGATCAGCCTGATGCTGCGCCAATTTGGCGTGTCCGATGGCAACGCTGGCGGCGAATCGGAAGCGGAGTCGCTGTTTCCCGCCGACGATCCTGCCTTGGGGAATGCGCTGGCGGCGCTGATGTTGGCCGAGGGGCGATGGCTGATGACGGCGGCGGAGGATCAGCCGATGCAGCCCGATCTGCCTGCGGATTTTTTCGCGGAATTGCTGTGGACGGCGGCGGCTTGCCTGGCGGCGATCGTCCAGCGGAGCGGCCTGATGGAGCCCGAGGCGGTGTTGCCCTTGGTCGAAGCGGCGGCGCAGCGGCTGCTCGCGCGGCATGATGAGGCTTTGGGACCGATTGCGGCGGCCGACAGGCTGGTCCGTCAACTGGGCGATGGGGCAGACGCGCCGGAATTGATGGGCGCGGCGCTGGGGCAGAGGCAATTTCTGTTGTTTGCGGCGCTGGCCGGACGGCGGTTGCGGATGGAGAGCGCGCAGGTCGCTGACATATTGGTCATGGGGCCGGTGGGACAGGTCGCCGCGCTCTGCCGCGCCCTCGGGGGATCGGATGCAGATTACCGGCATTTGCTGCTGGCGTTGCGGCCGGTGCGGCCGTCCCTGTCCGACGCGGCGATTGTCGGGGAAGCGGTGCGCTATCAGGATCTCACCATGGCGCAGGCGGATGCGGCGGTGAACGCCCTGCGCGCGCCCGCGGCGCTGCGGGCCAAGCTCGATCATCTGCTGCGGATTAGCGGTTGA
- a CDS encoding sensor histidine kinase, with translation MNMPAHPAIIRATVAADGRLLSADAPLLALQQEAGGDLGTMLAIPQLAAMVRLAGHLGIALSRPVVAAAERGDIDMWVRARPEAELVQLAVIDWHERQPAVAPVDLMRRDTHIAALSDGWTWQIDTQLRFQMVLEGFGEEGALPSAAPVPGSRFTSYFELRPDADGDLSILRGFAQRRAFRDQVAALTGDAAQRFMLSGFPMFDLAGQLVGYRGKALPLDRAVAAPLAAPEPVVFYPAEFGKRLDRSLRQPLGRIIANADSIGAQLEGPLRPDYVGYAHDISAAGRHLMALIDDLADLQAIDRPDFSVIAEEIDLADIGRRAAGLFLVKALDRGICVVAPAPEVKQPAVGEFRRALQILMNLVGNAVRYAPEGSTVRIETGREAGQAWIAVLDRGDGIPADSRERIFDKFERLGRSDAGGSGLGLYISRRLARAMDGDIRIDDAPEGGAHFTLLLPVFAG, from the coding sequence ATGAACATGCCGGCGCATCCTGCCATCATCCGGGCGACAGTCGCTGCGGACGGTCGGCTGCTGAGTGCGGATGCGCCCTTGCTCGCCTTGCAGCAGGAGGCAGGGGGGGATTTGGGAACTATGCTGGCGATCCCGCAACTGGCGGCGATGGTTCGGCTGGCTGGACATCTGGGAATCGCGCTGTCGCGGCCTGTCGTCGCTGCGGCGGAACGCGGCGATATCGACATGTGGGTGCGCGCCAGGCCGGAAGCGGAACTGGTTCAGCTTGCCGTCATCGATTGGCATGAGCGGCAGCCGGCTGTCGCGCCGGTCGATCTGATGCGGCGGGATACCCACATCGCCGCCCTGTCGGACGGCTGGACATGGCAGATCGACACGCAATTGCGGTTCCAGATGGTGCTGGAGGGCTTTGGCGAAGAGGGCGCGCTGCCTTCGGCGGCGCCCGTGCCGGGCAGCCGCTTCACCAGCTATTTCGAATTGCGTCCGGATGCGGACGGCGATCTGTCGATCCTGCGCGGCTTTGCCCAGCGGCGCGCCTTTCGCGATCAGGTTGCGGCGCTGACCGGCGATGCTGCGCAGCGCTTCATGCTGTCGGGCTTTCCGATGTTCGATCTGGCCGGGCAATTGGTGGGCTATCGCGGGAAGGCGCTGCCGCTGGATCGCGCAGTGGCGGCGCCACTCGCCGCGCCGGAGCCGGTGGTGTTCTATCCCGCCGAGTTCGGCAAAAGGCTGGACCGCTCGTTGCGCCAGCCTTTGGGCCGGATCATCGCCAATGCGGATTCGATCGGTGCGCAATTGGAAGGGCCGTTGCGGCCGGATTATGTCGGCTATGCCCATGACATATCGGCGGCGGGGCGGCATTTGATGGCGCTGATCGACGATCTGGCCGATCTGCAAGCGATCGACCGGCCCGATTTCAGCGTGATAGCCGAAGAGATCGATCTGGCCGACATAGGGAGACGGGCCGCCGGGCTGTTCCTGGTCAAGGCGCTGGATCGCGGGATTTGCGTGGTGGCGCCCGCGCCGGAGGTGAAGCAGCCTGCGGTCGGGGAATTCCGCCGTGCCTTACAGATATTGATGAACCTTGTCGGCAATGCGGTCCGCTATGCGCCCGAAGGATCGACCGTGCGGATCGAGACTGGCCGGGAAGCCGGGCAAGCCTGGATTGCGGTGCTGGACCGGGGGGATGGCATTCCCGCGGACAGCCGTGAGCGCATCTTCGACAAGTTCGAGCGACTGGGCCGCAGCGATGCGGGCGGCAGCGGATTGGGGCTTTATATTTCGCGGCGTCTGGCGCGAGCGATGGATGGAGATATCCGCATCGACGACGCGCCGGAAGGGGGCGCGCACTTTACGCTTTTGCTTCCTGTTTTTGCGGGGTAG
- a CDS encoding citrate synthase produces MSDNNATLTVGGDAKDYAILNGTVGPQVIDVRKLYANTGMFTYDPGFTSTASCDSGLTYIDGDAGVLLHRGYPIDQLAEQSTFMEVSYLLLNGELPSKKELEDFTRTITRHTMVHEQLTTFYRGFRRDAHPMAIMCGVVGALSAFYHDSTDINDPEQRKIASHRLIAKMPTIAAMAYKYSVGQPFVYPRNDLSYTANFLRMTFSVPAEEYEPDPVIVDAMDKIFTLHADHEQNASTSTVRLAGSSGANPFACIAAGIACLWGPAHGGANEAALNMLREIGTVDRIPEYIARAKNKDDPFRLMGFGHRVYKNYDPRATVMQKTAKDVLAKLGVNDPIFDVAKELEQIALHDPYFVEKKLYPNVDFYSGVILSAIGFPTEMFTVLFALARTVGWVAQWNEMISDPAQKIGRPRQLYTGPAQRDYVPVEKR; encoded by the coding sequence ATGTCGGATAATAATGCCACTTTGACCGTCGGAGGCGACGCGAAAGACTATGCCATTCTGAATGGCACGGTCGGCCCGCAGGTCATCGATGTTCGCAAGCTTTACGCCAACACCGGCATGTTTACCTATGATCCGGGCTTCACCTCGACCGCGAGCTGCGATTCGGGCCTGACCTATATCGATGGCGACGCCGGCGTGCTGCTGCATCGCGGCTATCCGATCGACCAGCTTGCCGAGCAGTCGACCTTCATGGAAGTCAGCTACCTGCTCCTCAACGGCGAACTGCCGTCCAAGAAGGAGCTGGAGGATTTCACCCGCACGATCACGCGCCACACCATGGTGCATGAACAGCTCACCACCTTCTACCGCGGTTTCCGCCGCGACGCGCACCCGATGGCGATCATGTGCGGCGTGGTTGGCGCGCTGTCGGCCTTCTACCATGATTCGACCGACATCAACGATCCGGAACAGCGCAAGATCGCCAGCCACCGCCTGATCGCCAAGATGCCCACGATCGCGGCCATGGCGTATAAATATTCGGTGGGTCAGCCCTTCGTCTATCCGCGCAACGATTTGAGCTACACCGCCAACTTCCTGCGCATGACCTTCTCCGTCCCGGCGGAAGAATATGAGCCCGATCCGGTCATCGTCGATGCGATGGACAAGATCTTCACGCTCCATGCCGACCATGAACAGAATGCGTCGACCTCGACCGTGCGTCTGGCCGGTTCGTCGGGCGCCAATCCCTTCGCCTGCATCGCTGCCGGCATCGCCTGCCTCTGGGGTCCGGCGCATGGCGGCGCGAACGAAGCGGCGCTCAACATGCTGCGCGAAATCGGCACCGTCGATCGCATTCCCGAATATATCGCCCGCGCCAAAAACAAGGACGATCCGTTCCGCCTGATGGGCTTTGGCCACCGCGTCTACAAGAATTACGATCCGCGCGCGACCGTGATGCAGAAGACCGCGAAGGATGTTCTGGCCAAGCTGGGCGTGAACGACCCGATCTTCGACGTGGCGAAGGAACTGGAGCAGATCGCGCTTCACGATCCTTATTTTGTCGAAAAGAAGCTCTATCCGAATGTCGACTTCTATTCGGGCGTGATCCTCTCGGCCATCGGCTTCCCGACCGAGATGTTCACCGTGCTGTTCGCGCTCGCCCGCACCGTCGGCTGGGTCGCGCAGTGGAACGAAATGATTTCGGACCCCGCGCAGAAGATCGGCCGTCCGCGCCAGCTCTACACTGGACCCGCGCAGCGCGACTATGTCCCGGTCGAAAAGCGCTAA
- the gltX gene encoding glutamate--tRNA ligase, with protein MSGNEAVSATGSNKQVVTRFAPSPTGFLHIGGARTALFNWLFARHHGGKFLLRIEDTDRARSTEEAVTAIFDGLEWLGLGGDEPAVFQFERTPRHAEVANQLLAAGHAYRCYASPEELAELREQQRAAKQPMRYDGRWRDRSIEEAPEGAPFVIRLKAPREGETVIEDAVQGRVVVQNAELDDMILLRSDGTPTYMLAVVVDDHDMGVTHVIRGDDHLNNAFRQLGIIKAMGWEEPVYAHIPLIHGSDGAKLSKRHGALGVDAYRDEMGMLPEAVLNYLLRLGWGHGDEEIISLDRAVELFDITGVGRSPSRFDIKKLENLNGHYLREADDARLAALVAPRIGERLGTPLPEGAEKLLTDAMASLKPRAKTLNEIAEGAEFLFKNCPLDFDEKALALLDDSARALLGQTADALAPIQSWTVEAIEEAIRRVAEDASLGLGKVAQPLRAALTGRTVSPGIFDVLFLLGKAESLERLAAVRHASAD; from the coding sequence ATGTCAGGGAATGAAGCGGTGAGTGCTACGGGTTCGAACAAACAGGTAGTAACCCGTTTTGCGCCCTCGCCTACCGGTTTTCTTCATATCGGCGGCGCGCGCACCGCGCTCTTCAACTGGCTGTTCGCGCGTCATCATGGCGGCAAGTTCCTGCTGCGGATCGAGGACACGGACCGGGCGCGTTCCACTGAGGAAGCCGTGACCGCGATTTTCGACGGCCTGGAATGGCTGGGTCTGGGCGGCGACGAACCCGCGGTCTTCCAGTTCGAGCGCACCCCCCGCCATGCCGAAGTGGCGAACCAGTTGCTCGCCGCCGGTCATGCCTATCGCTGCTATGCGTCGCCCGAGGAACTGGCGGAACTGCGCGAGCAGCAGCGCGCCGCGAAGCAACCCATGCGCTATGACGGGCGCTGGCGCGACCGCTCGATCGAGGAGGCGCCTGAAGGCGCACCCTTCGTCATCCGCCTGAAAGCGCCGCGCGAAGGCGAAACGGTGATCGAGGACGCCGTGCAGGGCCGCGTCGTCGTCCAAAATGCGGAGCTGGACGATATGATCCTGCTGCGCTCCGACGGCACGCCTACTTATATGCTGGCCGTGGTGGTCGACGATCATGACATGGGCGTCACTCATGTCATTCGCGGCGACGACCATCTCAACAATGCGTTCCGCCAGCTTGGCATCATCAAAGCCATGGGTTGGGAAGAGCCAGTCTACGCCCATATCCCGCTGATCCACGGATCGGATGGCGCGAAACTCTCCAAGCGCCACGGCGCGCTGGGCGTTGACGCTTATCGCGACGAAATGGGCATGCTGCCCGAAGCGGTGCTCAACTATCTGCTGCGACTCGGCTGGGGCCATGGCGATGAAGAGATCATCTCCCTCGACCGCGCCGTCGAACTTTTTGATATCACGGGCGTCGGCCGCTCACCTTCACGCTTCGACATCAAGAAGCTGGAAAATCTGAACGGCCATTATCTGCGCGAAGCCGATGATGCGCGCCTGGCTGCGCTGGTCGCGCCGCGAATCGGGGAAAGGCTGGGCACTCCCTTGCCCGAAGGCGCCGAAAAGCTGCTGACCGACGCCATGGCGTCGCTGAAACCCCGCGCCAAGACGCTTAACGAAATTGCGGAGGGGGCCGAATTCTTGTTCAAAAATTGCCCGCTCGATTTTGACGAGAAGGCTCTTGCTCTGCTAGACGACTCGGCGCGCGCGCTGCTGGGACAGACAGCCGACGCTCTTGCACCCATCCAGTCCTGGACGGTCGAAGCGATCGAGGAAGCAATACGCCGCGTGGCAGAGGATGCCAGCCTCGGGCTTGGAAAGGTCGCGCAGCCTTTGCGCGCGGCGCTGACCGGTCGCACGGTTTCGCCGGGAATTTTCGACGTCCTTTTCCTTTTGGGGAAGGCGGAGAGCTTGGAACGATTGGCCGCTGTGAGGCACGCATCGGCCGATTGA